One Janthinobacterium sp. TB1-E2 genomic region harbors:
- a CDS encoding hotdog family protein has translation MSFPPIRELVPHSGAMVLLDRVLSADAENLCAEVAIHAGSVFYDAPSAGVGSWVGIEYMAQAIAAHAGYLARLAGAPVKIGFLLGARRYEAQLPLFVDGSVLQVHVQQALQGENGLGAFECRIEMAGAVLAQATITVFQPEDAKQFLQESMNGAQHE, from the coding sequence ATGAGTTTTCCCCCTATCCGCGAACTGGTGCCCCATTCCGGCGCCATGGTGCTGCTCGACCGGGTGTTGTCGGCCGATGCGGAAAACCTGTGCGCCGAAGTCGCCATCCATGCCGGCAGCGTGTTTTATGACGCGCCGTCGGCAGGGGTGGGCAGCTGGGTCGGCATCGAATACATGGCGCAGGCGATCGCCGCGCACGCGGGCTACCTGGCGCGGCTGGCCGGCGCGCCCGTGAAGATCGGTTTTTTGCTGGGGGCGCGGCGCTACGAAGCGCAGCTGCCCCTGTTTGTCGATGGCAGCGTGCTGCAGGTGCATGTGCAGCAGGCCTTGCAGGGCGAGAATGGACTGGGCGCGTTCGAGTGCCGTATCGAGATGGCGGGCGCCGTGCTGGCGCAAGCGACGATTACGGTATTCCAGCCCGAGGATGCAAAGCAATTTCTGCAGGAGAGTATGAATGGAGCGCAGCATGAGTAA
- a CDS encoding 4-phosphopantetheinyl transferase, which produces MPPALPSNGASIWLLDSRSIDLAQISQYQTWLGAAEAARYARFVRPLRQRQFLLGRALLRVAMGKLLEVAPESIALEERPGQAPLLLSPAEGPHFSISHSGHWVACALSGTTRLGLDIELRDPRRDVLALARQAFGADVAAELESMPLEARLAAFYQCWSEAEARYKLGMDAGACATLAHAELSIVLCSAAPLAQAPALIVQGLAPG; this is translated from the coding sequence ATGCCACCAGCCTTGCCCAGTAACGGCGCCAGCATCTGGCTGCTCGATTCCCGCAGCATTGATCTTGCGCAGATCAGCCAGTATCAAACGTGGCTTGGTGCCGCGGAAGCGGCCCGCTACGCACGCTTTGTGCGGCCGTTGCGCCAGCGCCAGTTCCTGCTGGGGCGCGCGCTGCTGCGCGTAGCGATGGGGAAACTGCTGGAAGTGGCGCCGGAATCCATCGCGCTGGAAGAGAGGCCGGGCCAGGCGCCACTGCTGCTGTCGCCTGCGGAGGGGCCGCACTTCAGCATTTCGCACAGCGGCCACTGGGTCGCGTGCGCGTTGAGCGGTACTACGCGGCTGGGACTCGATATTGAGCTGCGCGACCCGCGGCGCGACGTGCTGGCGCTGGCCCGCCAGGCGTTTGGCGCAGATGTGGCCGCCGAGCTGGAAAGCATGCCGCTTGAAGCGCGGCTGGCGGCGTTTTACCAGTGCTGGAGCGAGGCCGAGGCGCGCTACAAGCTGGGCATGGACGCGGGCGCTTGCGCGACCTTGGCGCATGCCGAGCTGTCCATCGTGCTGTGCAGCGCGGCGCCGCTGGCGCAGGCGCCCGCCTTGATCGTGCAGGGTCTGGCGCCAGGCTAA
- a CDS encoding DUF3261 domain-containing protein: protein MFLHCQRWAPALLLALAGCASTPPSAPARLGLKLAPQALGATVSVQQHLVVERAGRIDELDAALEVEPSHLDLVGLAFGQRVLSLHYDGKEMTSWRHLMLPAQVRAEDVLEDMQLTLWPREAIAQALPAGWRIEDSGLRRTLFLHDEAVTVIDYSGMPRWSGTVVLDNLRYRYRLTIQNAPEGS, encoded by the coding sequence ATGTTTTTGCACTGTCAACGATGGGCGCCCGCATTGCTGCTGGCGCTTGCCGGCTGCGCCAGCACGCCGCCTTCGGCACCCGCGCGCCTGGGCCTGAAACTGGCACCGCAGGCGCTGGGCGCCACGGTCAGCGTGCAGCAGCACCTGGTCGTTGAACGGGCCGGGCGGATCGACGAACTCGATGCGGCGCTGGAAGTGGAGCCGTCGCATCTCGACCTGGTGGGACTGGCGTTCGGCCAGCGCGTGCTGTCGCTGCATTACGACGGCAAGGAGATGACGTCATGGCGCCACCTGATGCTGCCGGCGCAGGTGCGCGCCGAGGATGTGCTGGAAGACATGCAGCTGACCCTGTGGCCGCGCGAAGCGATTGCGCAAGCGCTGCCGGCAGGCTGGCGCATCGAGGACAGCGGCTTGCGCCGCACCCTGTTCCTGCATGACGAGGCGGTGACGGTGATCGACTACAGCGGCATGCCGCGCTGGAGCGGCACGGTGGTGCTCGACAACCTGCGCTACCGCTATCGCCTGACGATACAGAACGCCCCGGAAGGAAGCTGA
- a CDS encoding excinuclease ATPase subunit, with protein sequence MKKMMILAALSAALTVALPAQAGDTKHMMSIANAMSANDAQARLGDTVKFYFGDQATPPVATRISSDKTSQKTNGVGKSAETSCNWAFLSAMLALQKRAQSVGADAVVNIVSNYKNIENSSATEFECHEGTMMTGVALKGEFVKLKAGK encoded by the coding sequence ATGAAAAAAATGATGATCCTGGCGGCGCTGAGTGCGGCGCTGACGGTTGCCTTGCCGGCACAGGCAGGCGATACCAAACACATGATGTCGATCGCCAATGCGATGTCCGCCAACGACGCCCAGGCCCGCCTTGGCGACACCGTGAAATTCTATTTTGGCGACCAGGCAACGCCCCCGGTTGCCACGCGCATCAGCAGCGACAAGACCAGCCAGAAAACCAATGGCGTTGGCAAGTCGGCGGAAACCTCGTGCAACTGGGCCTTCCTGTCGGCCATGCTGGCGCTGCAAAAGCGCGCCCAGTCGGTGGGCGCCGATGCCGTCGTCAATATCGTCAGCAATTACAAAAACATCGAAAATTCCAGCGCCACGGAATTCGAGTGCCATGAAGGCACGATGATGACGGGCGTGGCCTTGAAGGGCGAGTTCGTGAAGTTAAAGGCAGGCAAGTAA
- the fabG gene encoding 3-oxoacyl-ACP reductase FabG — protein sequence MSKSVLVTGSSRGIGKAIALRLARDGFDVVLHCRSARGEADAVAQQVQAMGRAARVLQFDIGDRAAAAAALEADIAEHGCYYGVVCNAGVARDNAFPAMSGEDWDIVLQTNLDGFYNVLNPLVMPMVQRRKPGRIVTMASVSGLIGNRGQVNYSAAKAGIIGATKALALELAKRAITVNCVAPGLIETDMISEVPLDEALKMIPARRVGTPEEVAAAVSFLVGEEAGYITRQVISVNGGMA from the coding sequence ATGAGTAAAAGTGTATTGGTGACGGGGTCGTCGCGCGGCATCGGCAAGGCCATCGCCTTGCGGCTGGCGCGCGACGGTTTTGACGTGGTGCTGCATTGCCGCAGCGCGCGCGGCGAAGCCGACGCGGTGGCGCAGCAGGTGCAGGCCATGGGACGCGCGGCGCGCGTGCTGCAATTCGATATCGGCGACCGTGCCGCGGCAGCTGCCGCGCTGGAAGCGGACATCGCTGAACATGGCTGCTATTACGGCGTCGTGTGCAACGCCGGCGTGGCGCGCGATAATGCGTTTCCCGCCATGTCGGGCGAGGACTGGGACATCGTCCTGCAGACCAACCTCGATGGTTTCTACAATGTGCTCAATCCGCTGGTGATGCCGATGGTACAGCGCCGCAAACCGGGGCGCATCGTCACCATGGCGTCCGTTTCGGGCCTGATCGGCAACCGGGGGCAAGTCAATTACAGCGCCGCCAAGGCCGGCATCATCGGCGCGACCAAGGCGCTGGCGCTGGAACTGGCCAAGCGTGCCATCACGGTCAACTGTGTGGCGCCGGGCCTGATCGAGACGGACATGATCAGCGAGGTGCCGCTCGACGAAGCGCTGAAGATGATCCCCGCGCGCAGAGTCGGCACGCCGGAAGAAGTGGCCGCCGCCGTCAGTTTCCTCGTCGGCGAGGAAGCGGGCTATATCACGCGCCAGGTCATTTCCGTGAATGGAGGCATGGCATGA
- a CDS encoding DUF2145 domain-containing protein, giving the protein MKRLTVILISLALAGTAHAGRSCEEKQTDATTLVKSMDLAQKTLQALDASGAQVALVARAGQDLSKYNLRYSHMALAWRDHPKGRWLVVHELNECGTAQSSLYNEGLGNFFMDDVFMYETLILVPGQDTQQQLVRLLTSNTPKRLHEPHYNMLAYPFSTKYQNSNQWVLETLAAASNEPGKIETRAEAQGWLRSASYAPQTLSIPAATRLGARMFRANIAFDDHPFERRMTRQIDVVTVDSIVRFMRQREPKAQEIVVRGN; this is encoded by the coding sequence ATGAAACGCCTGACCGTGATTCTCATCAGCCTGGCCCTGGCCGGTACCGCCCATGCGGGACGCTCGTGCGAGGAAAAGCAAACGGATGCGACCACTCTCGTCAAATCGATGGATCTGGCGCAAAAGACCCTGCAGGCGCTCGACGCCTCGGGCGCGCAAGTGGCGCTGGTGGCGCGCGCCGGGCAAGACCTGTCGAAATACAACTTGCGCTATTCGCACATGGCGCTGGCCTGGCGCGACCACCCGAAAGGCCGCTGGCTGGTGGTGCATGAACTCAATGAATGCGGCACGGCGCAATCGTCGCTGTACAACGAAGGCTTGGGCAATTTCTTCATGGATGATGTGTTCATGTATGAAACCCTGATCCTGGTTCCCGGCCAGGATACGCAGCAGCAACTGGTGCGCCTGCTGACGTCGAACACGCCCAAGCGCCTGCATGAGCCGCACTACAATATGCTGGCCTACCCGTTTTCCACCAAGTACCAGAACTCGAACCAGTGGGTGCTGGAAACCCTGGCCGCTGCCAGCAACGAGCCTGGCAAGATCGAAACGCGCGCCGAAGCGCAAGGCTGGCTGCGCAGCGCCAGCTACGCCCCGCAAACGCTGAGCATACCCGCCGCCACGCGCCTGGGCGCGCGCATGTTCCGCGCGAATATCGCGTTCGACGATCACCCGTTCGAGCGCCGCATGACGCGCCAGATCGACGTCGTCACCGTCGACTCCATCGTGCGCTTCATGCGCCAGCGCGAGCCCAAGGCGCAGGAGATCGTCGTGCGGGGGAATTAG
- a CDS encoding MMPL family transporter — MTKRGRNAGRLLAIAWALVVALLLAHNAYLWLGKRIAPETDILALLPVQERDPVLQASFTHMVDAAQQRVAVLVGAAEWSDAKRAADAYGAVLARHAGLFQSTPLDEQTQNDWLALFQQHRLTLLTAPQEMQLRQETPAFWRDSALSQLYSPFGGPKLGAWQDDPFGLFGGWVQERAQETPVRPRDGHLFVADAERQYVLLPLTLSLPAFSLGAQESALPVLAQAEAAARQAVPGVDIISAGVILHAAAASSQAAGEMSTIGLGSLAGIILLTWFTFRSFKPISLILLSIGIGCLGSLSVCWLLFGKIHLMTLVFGASLIGVAQDYGIYFLCNRLGADPALDSRALLRRLLPGLCLTLLAAVIGYMGLALTPFPGLRHMAVFSALGLVFAWLTVVFWFPALIGGGTLKSGALVKQYGAARARWPLLRANRATLVGGVLFALFALIGISRLGVNDDIRLLQTPPAHLIRDQIKLSKLLDGPTPVQFYLVRGDSAEAVLQREEALKQRLLPLIAQQHISGVQAMSNWVPSLQTQAARRALLDTAILQPGAALDLLAQSVDEGPEWAGKVRAQLAQAGAPLSIDAFLKVPASEPWRHLWLGKVEGGYASIVALRGMQYAAIPLLAKAGEGMPGVQWVDKVSEISSVLGRYRVYMGAVVLGAYLVVFGLLLPRYGRRTWRVLAPTALASVAALALLGYLNLPLQLFHVLALMLLLGVGVDYGIFMQEHPDRRNDTPWLAVGLSAANTILSFGLLALSKTAALQAFGLTMLIGTALVWLLSPCFAEADHRSAADAAGEI, encoded by the coding sequence TTGACGAAGCGCGGCCGCAACGCCGGGCGCCTGCTGGCCATCGCCTGGGCGCTGGTGGTGGCGCTGCTGCTCGCGCATAACGCCTATCTGTGGCTGGGCAAGCGCATCGCGCCCGAAACCGACATTCTTGCCTTGCTGCCGGTGCAGGAGCGCGACCCGGTGCTGCAGGCGTCATTTACGCACATGGTCGACGCGGCGCAGCAGCGCGTGGCGGTGCTGGTCGGCGCGGCCGAATGGAGCGATGCGAAGCGCGCGGCCGACGCCTACGGCGCCGTGCTGGCGCGCCATGCTGGCCTGTTCCAGTCCACGCCGCTCGACGAGCAGACGCAGAATGACTGGCTGGCGCTGTTCCAGCAGCATCGCTTGACCTTGCTGACGGCGCCGCAGGAAATGCAGCTGCGCCAGGAAACGCCCGCGTTCTGGCGCGATTCGGCGTTGAGTCAGCTGTATAGCCCATTCGGCGGGCCGAAACTGGGCGCCTGGCAGGACGATCCCTTCGGCCTGTTTGGCGGCTGGGTGCAGGAACGCGCGCAGGAAACGCCCGTGCGCCCGCGCGACGGCCATCTGTTCGTCGCCGACGCCGAGCGCCAGTATGTGCTGCTGCCGCTGACCTTGAGCCTGCCCGCCTTTTCGCTGGGCGCGCAGGAAAGCGCGCTGCCCGTGCTGGCGCAAGCCGAGGCGGCGGCGCGGCAGGCCGTGCCCGGCGTGGACATCATCAGCGCCGGCGTGATCCTGCATGCGGCGGCCGCCAGCAGCCAGGCGGCGGGCGAAATGTCGACCATCGGCCTGGGCTCCCTGGCCGGCATCATCTTGCTGACGTGGTTCACCTTCCGCTCGTTCAAGCCGATCTCGCTGATCCTGCTGTCGATCGGCATCGGCTGCCTCGGTTCCCTGTCCGTGTGCTGGCTGCTGTTTGGCAAAATACACTTGATGACATTGGTCTTTGGCGCCAGCCTGATCGGCGTGGCGCAAGACTACGGCATTTATTTCCTGTGCAACCGCCTGGGCGCCGATCCGGCGCTCGATTCGCGCGCCTTGCTGCGCCGTCTGCTGCCGGGCCTGTGCCTGACCCTGCTCGCCGCCGTCATCGGCTACATGGGCCTGGCGCTGACGCCATTCCCCGGCCTGCGCCACATGGCCGTGTTTTCCGCCCTGGGCCTGGTGTTTGCCTGGCTGACGGTGGTGTTCTGGTTCCCCGCGCTGATCGGTGGCGGCACCTTGAAGAGCGGCGCGCTGGTCAAGCAGTATGGCGCGGCGCGCGCGCGCTGGCCGCTGTTGCGGGCCAACCGCGCCACCCTGGTTGGCGGCGTGCTGTTTGCCCTGTTTGCGCTCATCGGCATCAGCCGCCTGGGTGTCAACGACGATATCCGCTTGCTGCAAACGCCACCCGCGCACCTGATACGCGACCAGATCAAATTGAGCAAATTGCTCGATGGACCTACGCCGGTGCAGTTCTACCTGGTGCGCGGCGATAGCGCGGAAGCCGTGCTGCAGCGCGAGGAAGCGTTGAAACAGCGGCTGCTGCCGCTGATCGCGCAACAGCACATCAGCGGTGTCCAGGCCATGTCGAACTGGGTGCCGTCGCTGCAGACGCAGGCGGCGCGCCGGGCCTTGCTCGACACGGCCATCCTGCAGCCGGGCGCCGCGCTAGACCTGCTGGCGCAGTCCGTCGACGAAGGCCCGGAATGGGCCGGCAAGGTGCGCGCGCAACTGGCGCAAGCGGGGGCGCCGCTGTCGATCGACGCCTTCCTGAAGGTGCCGGCCAGCGAGCCGTGGCGCCATCTGTGGCTGGGCAAGGTCGAAGGCGGCTATGCCTCCATCGTCGCCTTGCGCGGCATGCAGTATGCGGCCATTCCCCTGCTGGCGAAGGCGGGCGAGGGCATGCCCGGCGTGCAGTGGGTCGACAAGGTCAGTGAAATTTCCTCGGTGCTGGGCCGCTACCGCGTCTACATGGGCGCTGTGGTGCTGGGCGCCTACCTAGTGGTCTTCGGCTTGCTGCTGCCCCGTTACGGGCGCCGCACCTGGCGCGTGCTGGCGCCCACGGCGCTGGCCAGCGTGGCGGCCCTGGCCTTGCTCGGCTATTTGAACTTGCCGCTGCAGCTGTTCCACGTGCTGGCGCTGATGCTGCTGCTGGGCGTCGGCGTCGACTACGGCATCTTCATGCAGGAGCACCCCGACCGCCGCAACGATACGCCATGGCTGGCCGTGGGCCTGTCGGCGGCCAATACCATTTTGTCTTTCGGCTTGCTGGCGCTGAGCAAGACGGCCGCATTGCAGGCGTTTGGCCTGACCATGCTGATCGGTACGGCCCTGGTGTGGCTGCTGTCGCCGTGCTTTGCCGAAGCCGACCACCGTAGCGCGGCCGATGCCGCAGGAGAAATCTGA
- a CDS encoding beta-ketoacyl-ACP synthase translates to MTGLTVYLNDCGIVCALGASREAVRARLFAAHSGVVPVDTYTPGRLLPLGVVDAALPSVAQHGIAARSRNNRMALAALAQIRPAVEQAIARYGADRVAVVIGTSTSGIAETEGAICQHVAGDGLPKAFHYGQQEMASPALMLAEELGIDGPALVHSSACSSSAKAMASAARLIRMGLCDAVLTGGVDTLCGFTVAGFSALASVSARRCNPLGANRDGINIGEGAALFLMTAQAASVALRGWGESSDGHHMSAPDPAGGGARLAIAQALARAGIAASQVDYVNLHGTATPQNDAMEARVVSDLFGATAMVSSTKPLTGHALGAAAAIEAALCWLAMQDDNAEGLLPPHLWDGVPDESLPPLRLALPGARLGRPLDWALSNSFAFGGSNAALLFGRGA, encoded by the coding sequence ATGACTGGCTTGACTGTGTACCTGAACGACTGCGGCATCGTCTGCGCGCTGGGCGCCAGCCGCGAAGCAGTGCGCGCGCGCCTGTTTGCCGCGCACAGCGGCGTGGTGCCCGTCGATACCTACACGCCGGGGCGCCTGCTGCCGCTGGGCGTGGTCGATGCGGCCTTGCCATCGGTGGCGCAGCACGGCATCGCCGCGCGCAGCCGCAACAACCGGATGGCGCTGGCGGCGCTGGCGCAGATCCGTCCCGCCGTGGAACAGGCCATCGCCCGCTACGGCGCGGACCGCGTGGCCGTGGTGATCGGCACCAGCACGTCGGGCATCGCCGAGACGGAAGGCGCGATCTGCCAGCATGTGGCGGGCGACGGCTTGCCGAAAGCCTTTCATTATGGGCAGCAGGAGATGGCGTCGCCGGCATTGATGCTGGCCGAGGAACTGGGCATCGACGGACCTGCCCTCGTGCATTCGAGCGCCTGTTCGTCGAGCGCCAAGGCCATGGCCAGCGCGGCGCGCCTGATCCGCATGGGCCTGTGCGACGCCGTGCTGACGGGCGGTGTCGATACCCTGTGCGGCTTTACCGTGGCCGGATTTTCCGCGCTGGCGTCCGTCAGTGCGCGGCGCTGCAATCCGCTGGGCGCTAACCGCGACGGCATCAATATCGGCGAGGGTGCGGCCCTGTTCCTGATGACGGCGCAAGCGGCCAGCGTGGCCTTGCGCGGCTGGGGCGAATCGTCCGATGGCCACCACATGTCGGCGCCCGATCCCGCAGGCGGCGGCGCGCGGCTGGCCATTGCCCAGGCACTGGCGCGCGCGGGCATCGCGGCGTCGCAAGTCGACTACGTGAACCTGCACGGTACGGCCACGCCGCAGAACGATGCGATGGAAGCGCGCGTGGTGTCCGACCTGTTCGGCGCCACGGCGATGGTCAGCTCCACCAAGCCGCTGACAGGCCATGCGCTGGGCGCGGCGGCGGCCATCGAGGCGGCGCTGTGCTGGCTGGCGATGCAGGACGATAACGCCGAGGGCTTGCTGCCGCCGCATCTGTGGGACGGCGTGCCTGATGAATCCCTGCCGCCGCTGCGCCTGGCCTTGCCCGGTGCGCGCCTGGGGCGTCCGCTCGACTGGGCGCTGAGCAATTCGTTTGCCTTCGGCGGCTCGAACGCCGCCCTGCTGTTCGGGAGGGGAGCATGA
- a CDS encoding beta-ketoacyl-ACP synthase has translation MSRRVVVTGMAGISPIGNDWPAIRQRLGEYRNAVVRMDEWADYEGLNTQLGAPAAPFALTDRYNRKAVRSMGRIALMATRASELALEHAGLAGHPVVKSGQMGISFGSSAGTPSAIGDFGRMMEERTTKGINATTYIKMMAHTAPVNIGVFFGVTGRVITTSSACTSGSQGIGYAYEAIAGGKQLAMIAGGAEELCATEAAVFDTLFATSTRNDDGHTTPRPFDASRDGLVIGEGAGCLILEEFDHAQARGATIHAELVGFGTNSDGCHVTQPNAATMRQAMLLALADAGLQPSDIGYINAHGTGTQQGDIAESQATFEVFGDRTPISSLKSYMGHTLGACGALEAWISIEMMREGWFAPTINLQQVDPQCAPLDYIAGEGRAIECEYVMSNNFAFGGINTSLIFKRYRP, from the coding sequence ATGAGCCGCCGCGTAGTCGTGACCGGCATGGCCGGCATCAGCCCGATCGGCAACGACTGGCCGGCCATCCGCCAGCGCCTGGGCGAGTACCGCAACGCCGTCGTGCGCATGGACGAATGGGCCGATTACGAAGGCTTGAATACGCAACTGGGCGCGCCGGCCGCGCCGTTCGCGCTGACGGACCGCTATAACCGCAAGGCCGTGCGCAGCATGGGACGCATCGCGCTGATGGCCACGCGCGCCAGCGAACTGGCGCTCGAGCACGCGGGCCTGGCCGGGCACCCCGTGGTCAAGAGCGGGCAGATGGGCATTTCCTTCGGTTCGTCCGCCGGCACGCCCAGCGCCATCGGCGACTTTGGCCGCATGATGGAAGAGCGCACCACCAAGGGCATCAACGCCACTACCTACATCAAGATGATGGCGCACACGGCGCCCGTCAACATCGGCGTATTCTTCGGCGTCACGGGCAGGGTGATTACCACCTCGAGCGCCTGCACCTCGGGCAGCCAGGGCATCGGCTATGCCTACGAGGCGATCGCCGGTGGCAAGCAGCTGGCGATGATCGCCGGCGGCGCCGAGGAGCTGTGCGCCACCGAGGCGGCCGTCTTCGACACCCTGTTCGCCACGAGCACGCGCAACGACGATGGCCACACGACGCCGCGCCCGTTCGACGCCAGTCGCGATGGCCTCGTCATCGGCGAAGGCGCCGGTTGCCTGATCCTCGAAGAATTCGACCATGCGCAGGCGCGCGGCGCCACCATCCATGCTGAACTGGTGGGCTTCGGCACGAACAGCGACGGCTGCCACGTGACCCAGCCGAACGCCGCCACCATGCGCCAGGCGATGCTGCTGGCGCTGGCCGACGCGGGACTGCAGCCATCCGATATCGGCTACATCAATGCGCATGGCACGGGCACGCAGCAGGGCGATATCGCCGAGTCGCAAGCCACGTTCGAAGTGTTTGGCGACCGCACGCCTATCAGTTCGCTGAAAAGCTATATGGGTCACACCCTGGGTGCCTGCGGCGCGCTGGAAGCGTGGATCAGCATCGAGATGATGCGCGAAGGCTGGTTTGCGCCCACCATCAATCTGCAGCAGGTCGACCCGCAATGCGCACCGCTCGACTACATCGCCGGCGAAGGCCGGGCCATCGAATGCGAGTACGTGATGTCGAATAATTTTGCCTTTGGCGGCATCAACACGTCGCTGATCTTCAAACGTTACCGGCCGTGA